The proteins below are encoded in one region of Brachyspira intermedia PWS/A:
- a CDS encoding WCX domain-containing protein, whose translation MNKTNREEKSIYWSDNKLIKTTIHFNSNVAHYFKNRDYGFNQKIKKKLDDGSIIVNFDFSSFTEFRIFVSPWLGSFKIISPKKFNDELIEHLNYSLSIMNEENK comes from the coding sequence ATTAATAAAACTAATAGAGAAGAAAAAAGTATATATTGGAGTGATAATAAATTAATAAAAACTACTATTCATTTTAATTCAAATGTTGCTCATTATTTTAAAAATAGAGATTATGGATTCAATCAGAAAATCAAAAAGAAATTAGATGATGGCTCTATAATAGTTAATTTTGATTTTTCATCTTTTACAGAGTTTAGAATATTTGTAAGTCCTTGGCTTGGTTCTTTTAAGATAATATCACCTAAAAAATTTAATGATGAACTTATAGAGCATTTAAATTATTCTTTATCTATTATGAATGAAGAAAATAAATAA
- a CDS encoding WYL domain-containing protein gives MSDKKKFERLFELYTSLILDGFIDKKKFKYFNDSSKRTALRDIDEIEKYLKIDLISEHNRYTIKKDDLKKLKKGFNFDDDNLKKNVDILFSVFMKKISSNLALIPNSTIYKLLPQNVDNEYYDVIVISNNDINNISGDGENIEKLLSCVKDLNDINFDYYIQSSNINYKVKAIAYLIYYFQGIWYLVAYDHKHQKIKTYSISNISNIEIIQKLKFNNIKEKEEYEKEHKNRIDYREKLIKLIEKKKVYIGVIIN, from the coding sequence ATGTCAGATAAAAAGAAATTTGAGAGATTATTTGAGTTGTATACTTCTTTAATATTGGATGGATTTATAGATAAAAAGAAATTTAAGTATTTTAATGATTCATCAAAAAGAACAGCTTTGCGTGATATAGATGAAATAGAAAAATATTTAAAGATAGATTTAATTTCAGAACATAATAGGTATACAATAAAAAAAGATGATTTAAAAAAATTGAAAAAGGGGTTCAATTTTGATGATGATAATCTTAAAAAAAATGTAGATATATTATTTTCTGTATTTATGAAAAAAATAAGTTCAAATTTAGCTCTTATCCCTAATTCGACAATATATAAATTATTACCTCAAAATGTGGATAATGAATATTATGATGTTATTGTGATTTCAAATAATGATATAAATAATATATCCGGTGATGGTGAAAATATAGAAAAATTACTTTCATGTGTAAAAGATTTGAATGATATAAATTTTGATTATTATATTCAAAGCAGTAATATTAATTATAAAGTTAAAGCTATAGCGTATCTTATTTATTATTTTCAAGGTATATGGTATTTGGTTGCTTATGATCATAAACATCAAAAAATAAAAACTTATTCTATAAGCAATATATCTAATATAGAAATAATACAGAAATTAAAATTTAATAATATTAAAGAAAAAGAAGAATATGAGAAAGAACATAAAAATAGGATTGATTATAGAGAAAAATTAATAAAACTAATAGAGAAGAAAAAAGTATATATTGGAGTGATAATAAATTAA
- a CDS encoding chemotaxis protein CheD, translating to MIDFPAAANSNFKRITIYIGGYYASKEPAVIKTVLGSCISVCLFENKLKFGGMNHFMLPEMREWENPAEDYNNTRYGVFAMEVLINEIIKLGGKKENLTAKIFGGGHVLSGMTSNILQVPDKNIQFAKKFLADEKIPIVSEDIGGSWPRKVFFFNTENRVLMKKLEGKTKEFSAEQEIKYSKNLQHKLEEKSDITLF from the coding sequence AGGTGGTTATTATGCTTCAAAAGAACCTGCTGTAATAAAAACAGTTCTAGGCAGTTGTATATCTGTATGCCTGTTTGAGAATAAATTAAAATTCGGAGGTATGAATCACTTTATGCTTCCTGAAATGAGAGAATGGGAAAATCCGGCTGAAGATTATAATAATACTAGATATGGTGTTTTTGCAATGGAGGTTCTTATAAACGAAATTATTAAATTAGGCGGTAAAAAAGAAAACCTTACAGCTAAAATATTCGGAGGCGGACATGTACTTTCAGGTATGACTAGCAATATTCTTCAAGTACCTGATAAGAACATACAATTTGCTAAGAAATTTTTAGCAGATGAAAAAATACCTATAGTAAGTGAAGATATAGGTGGTTCTTGGCCTAGAAAAGTATTCTTTTTCAATACTGAAAATAGAGTACTTATGAAGAAACTAGAAGGTAAAACTAAAGAATTCTCAGCTGAACAGGAAATTAAATATTCTAAAAATTTACAGCATAAACTTGAAGAAAAATCAGACATTACATTGTTTTAA
- a CDS encoding protein-glutamate methylesterase/protein-glutamine glutaminase, with protein MATKIKVLAIDDSALIRQLLTKIVNSDPALEMVGTAANPILAENKVKNLKPDIITLDIEMPEMDGITYLKKLMLNNPIPVIMFSSLLDKHRELALDALNIGAFDYVIKPSANVRDGVEELATDLVEKIKNAYANRAKFYRKHGVTVPTEPAATTERSSISLEAPKTAGFKVYQKNTADIILPLTPSRETPMDKIILIGSSTGGTEALIECLKNVTPSAPPIVIAQHMPEHFTTSFAKRLNSILKIDVFESEDGMSVGRGQAVLARGAKHTMIKVRGGKYYIEVRDGEPVTRHKPSVDVLFRSGAVYAKNKAIGIILTGMGDDGANGMKEMKDAGAYNIAQNEETCTVFGMPREAIARGGVDEVLPLDKILAAALKRV; from the coding sequence ATGGCTACAAAAATTAAAGTATTAGCTATTGATGATAGCGCATTAATAAGACAGTTGCTTACTAAAATTGTAAACTCAGACCCTGCATTAGAAATGGTGGGAACTGCTGCAAATCCAATTTTAGCTGAAAATAAGGTCAAAAATCTTAAACCTGACATTATTACTTTAGATATTGAAATGCCAGAAATGGATGGTATTACATATCTTAAAAAGCTTATGCTTAACAACCCTATTCCCGTAATAATGTTTAGTTCTCTTTTAGATAAACATAGAGAATTAGCTTTAGATGCTTTAAATATTGGAGCTTTTGATTATGTAATTAAACCTTCTGCAAATGTTAGAGACGGTGTAGAAGAATTAGCTACAGACTTAGTTGAAAAAATTAAAAATGCTTATGCAAACAGAGCTAAGTTTTATAGAAAACATGGTGTTACGGTTCCAACAGAACCTGCTGCTACTACAGAAAGAAGTTCTATTAGTTTAGAAGCACCAAAAACAGCCGGATTCAAAGTTTATCAAAAAAATACTGCAGATATCATACTTCCTCTTACACCTTCAAGAGAAACTCCTATGGATAAGATAATTCTTATAGGTTCTTCAACAGGTGGTACAGAGGCTTTAATAGAATGTCTTAAAAATGTTACTCCTTCTGCTCCTCCTATAGTTATTGCTCAGCATATGCCTGAACATTTTACTACTTCATTTGCTAAGAGATTAAATAGTATTCTTAAAATAGATGTATTTGAATCTGAAGATGGTATGAGTGTTGGAAGAGGACAAGCTGTATTAGCAAGAGGTGCTAAGCATACTATGATTAAAGTTAGAGGCGGTAAATATTACATTGAAGTAAGAGATGGAGAGCCTGTTACAAGACACAAACCTTCTGTAGATGTACTTTTCAGAAGCGGTGCTGTTTATGCTAAAAACAAAGCTATCGGAATAATACTTACAGGTATGGGTGATGATGGTGCTAATGGTATGAAAGAAATGAAAGATGCCGGTGCTTACAATATAGCTCAAAATGAAGAAACTTGTACAGTTTTCGGAATGCCTAGAGAAGCAATTGCAAGAGGCGGTGTTGATGAAGTTTTACCATTAGATAAAATACTTGCTGCCGCTCTAAAAAGAGTGTAA
- a CDS encoding glutamine synthetase III family protein: protein MKKIPEIFGSMVFNDNVMKDKLPKDIYKKLIKTIKNGERLNLEVANVVAHAMKEWAIEKGATHFTHWFQPMTGITAEKHTSFITQTDDGSIRMEFTGKELVQGEPDASSFPSGGLRATFEARGYTAWDPTSYAFIKDDTLCIPSAFCSYSGESLDKKTPLLRSMEVIEKEAKRILKLFGYDDVNRVFTTVGAEQEYFLIDRDLYLQRPDLRYCKRTLFGACPPKGQELEDHYFGAIKPRVLAFMKELDHELWKLGIVAKTEHNEAAPGQYELAPEFTVTNMATDQNQITMELMKVIAEKHNLACILHEKPFTGVNGSGKHNNWSIATDTGLNLLDPGDNPSKNKRFLLFLVAILKAVDEYQDLLRITTASASNDHRLGAAEAPPAIISIFLGDDITEILESLESSKKYKGKEKVEMEMGVNSLARLTKDTTDRNRTSPLAFTGNKFEFRMVGSSLSVSGPNIILNTIVAEALSQFADILEKSDNLEKDIDELIRETFKKHKRIVYNGNNYSNEWVKEAEKRGLFNLKTTPEALPHFISKKNIEVLTKHKVLTEAEIHSRYEISMEEYVKEINIEALTLIDMVHKQILPYSIEYVGELANTADKKRNLKLKFDVEKKLINKLNDLIKDLDSKLEKLEGYTVEAKKINDIAKSAKFSRDKIFACLEDMRVTIDELERTVSKKYWKLPTYGDMLYSLS from the coding sequence ATGAAAAAAATACCAGAAATTTTTGGTAGTATGGTTTTTAATGATAATGTAATGAAGGATAAACTTCCTAAAGACATTTATAAAAAACTCATAAAAACCATAAAAAATGGAGAGCGTTTAAATTTAGAAGTTGCCAATGTAGTAGCTCATGCTATGAAAGAATGGGCTATAGAAAAAGGTGCTACTCATTTTACACATTGGTTTCAGCCTATGACAGGAATAACAGCTGAAAAACATACAAGCTTTATTACTCAAACCGATGACGGTTCCATTCGTATGGAGTTCACAGGTAAAGAATTAGTTCAGGGTGAGCCTGATGCTTCTAGTTTTCCTTCAGGAGGACTTAGAGCTACATTTGAAGCTAGAGGATATACTGCTTGGGATCCTACATCTTATGCTTTCATAAAAGATGATACATTATGCATACCTAGTGCATTTTGTTCATATAGCGGAGAATCTTTAGACAAGAAGACTCCCCTACTTCGTTCTATGGAAGTTATAGAAAAAGAAGCAAAAAGAATATTGAAATTATTCGGCTATGATGATGTGAATAGAGTATTTACTACTGTAGGTGCTGAACAAGAATATTTCTTAATAGACAGAGATCTATATTTACAAAGACCTGATTTAAGATATTGTAAAAGAACATTATTTGGTGCTTGCCCACCTAAAGGTCAGGAATTAGAGGATCATTATTTCGGAGCTATTAAACCTAGAGTTCTTGCTTTTATGAAAGAACTTGATCATGAACTTTGGAAGCTTGGAATAGTTGCTAAAACAGAGCATAATGAAGCTGCTCCTGGACAATATGAATTGGCTCCTGAATTTACAGTTACAAATATGGCTACCGATCAGAACCAAATTACTATGGAGCTTATGAAAGTAATAGCCGAAAAACATAATTTGGCATGCATACTTCATGAAAAACCTTTTACAGGCGTAAATGGAAGCGGTAAACATAATAACTGGTCTATTGCTACAGATACAGGATTAAACTTGCTAGATCCGGGAGATAATCCTTCTAAAAATAAAAGATTCTTATTATTTTTAGTTGCTATACTAAAAGCAGTTGATGAATATCAGGATCTTTTAAGAATAACTACTGCTAGTGCTAGTAATGATCATAGACTTGGTGCTGCTGAGGCTCCTCCTGCTATTATATCTATATTCCTTGGAGATGATATTACAGAGATACTTGAATCTTTGGAAAGCTCTAAAAAATATAAAGGAAAAGAAAAAGTTGAAATGGAAATGGGAGTTAATTCTTTAGCAAGATTAACTAAAGATACAACTGACAGAAACAGAACTTCTCCTTTGGCATTTACTGGAAATAAATTTGAATTTAGAATGGTTGGATCAAGTCTTTCTGTATCAGGCCCTAACATCATTTTAAATACTATAGTAGCTGAAGCATTATCACAATTTGCTGATATTTTGGAAAAATCTGATAACTTAGAAAAAGATATTGATGAGTTAATAAGAGAAACTTTTAAAAAACATAAAAGAATAGTATATAATGGTAATAACTATTCTAATGAATGGGTTAAAGAAGCAGAAAAGAGAGGTTTATTTAATTTAAAAACTACTCCTGAAGCATTACCTCATTTCATATCTAAAAAGAATATTGAAGTATTAACTAAACATAAAGTTTTAACAGAAGCAGAAATACATTCAAGATATGAAATAAGTATGGAAGAATATGTTAAAGAAATTAATATAGAAGCTTTAACATTAATAGATATGGTACATAAACAAATACTTCCATACTCAATAGAATATGTTGGTGAGCTTGCAAATACAGCCGATAAAAAAAGAAATTTAAAATTGAAATTTGATGTTGAAAAAAAGTTAATTAATAAACTCAATGATTTAATAAAAGACCTTGATTCTAAATTAGAAAAATTAGAAGGATATACTGTAGAGGCTAAGAAAATTAATGATATAGCTAAATCAGCAAAATTCTCAAGAGATAAAATATTTGCTTGTTTAGAAGATATGAGAGTTACAATAGATGAGTTAGAAAGAACAGTATCAAAAAAATATTGGAAACTTCCAACTTACGGTGATATGCTATACAGTTTATCATAA